One window of the Candidatus Jettenia sp. genome contains the following:
- the ftsY gene encoding signal recognition particle-docking protein FtsY, with translation MGLASKKGKKAMVDNKTEMIETQKVKKGLKKKRASFWYRLKNFTAEPRKTVIIENDVVRLVPIEPEVSVIEEETAIIEIDTEESTLISPDTTDTQDAIKRPVSALSETAVIEVDTKEIISTPTETTVIETEEQVSVLPETAVTEDDAEKQALASSETAVMEEEIETLIPSLEETAVIEERIKSEKLKKGLEKTRNRFWSRLKGVFSFRRAIDESVLEELEDILIGADIGVKPVQRLMQEIHEAWKSKTINETTQIHDFIKSRLKEDLQSWQIDINYAPTPPTVIMVVGVNGVGKTTSIAKLASLFIKEGKRVMVAAGDTFRAAAADQLDIWSKRIGADIVKHQTGSDPAAVTYDALEASISRGIDILIVDTAGRLHTHENLMNELSKIKRVISKRSPGAPHEVLMVLDATTGQNAISQAKMFKQAVDITGIFLAKIDGTAKGGVVLGMRNEINIPVKFIGLGEKADDIEKFNPDAFVNALFEQ, from the coding sequence ATGGGACTGGCCTCAAAAAAAGGCAAAAAAGCCATGGTTGACAATAAAACAGAAATGATAGAGACTCAAAAGGTAAAAAAGGGGTTGAAAAAAAAGCGAGCCAGCTTTTGGTATCGACTAAAAAACTTCACAGCAGAACCTCGAAAAACGGTCATTATAGAAAATGATGTTGTAAGATTAGTTCCCATCGAACCCGAAGTTTCTGTTATTGAAGAAGAAACTGCTATTATTGAAATTGATACCGAAGAATCAACCCTTATTTCACCCGATACTACTGATACGCAAGATGCTATTAAAAGGCCCGTATCAGCCCTATCAGAAACAGCAGTTATAGAAGTTGATACTAAAGAAATCATTTCTACTCCAACAGAAACGACAGTTATTGAAACTGAAGAACAGGTTTCTGTCCTGCCAGAGACTGCTGTAACTGAAGATGATGCTGAAAAACAAGCTTTGGCTTCATCTGAAACTGCTGTTATGGAAGAGGAGATCGAAACGCTCATTCCATCCCTGGAAGAAACGGCGGTTATAGAAGAAAGGATCAAATCTGAAAAGCTAAAAAAAGGATTAGAAAAAACCCGGAACCGTTTCTGGTCCCGATTAAAAGGTGTTTTTTCTTTTAGAAGAGCTATCGATGAATCCGTGCTTGAAGAACTGGAAGATATCCTGATTGGTGCAGATATAGGGGTAAAACCTGTTCAAAGACTCATGCAGGAAATACATGAAGCATGGAAATCTAAAACAATAAATGAAACAACACAAATACATGATTTCATAAAAAGTAGATTAAAAGAAGATCTACAGTCCTGGCAAATCGATATCAATTATGCTCCTACACCCCCAACCGTCATTATGGTAGTGGGAGTTAATGGTGTAGGAAAAACTACATCCATAGCAAAACTTGCAAGTCTTTTCATCAAAGAGGGTAAAAGGGTAATGGTCGCTGCAGGCGATACTTTTAGGGCTGCAGCAGCAGATCAATTGGATATTTGGAGTAAACGTATCGGAGCAGATATCGTAAAACATCAAACCGGTTCTGACCCTGCAGCAGTAACTTATGATGCATTAGAAGCCAGTATTTCAAGGGGTATTGATATATTAATTGTTGATACTGCCGGACGCCTTCATACCCATGAGAATCTTATGAATGAATTAAGTAAAATAAAACGAGTTATTTCGAAAAGATCTCCCGGGGCGCCTCATGAGGTGTTAATGGTACTCGATGCTACAACAGGGCAAAATGCAATTTCCCAGGCAAAAATGTTTAAACAAGCTGTTGATATTACAGGAATATTTCTTGCTAAAATAGATGGTACTGCAAAGGGTGGCGTTGTGTTAGGCATGCGTAATGAAATAAATATTCCCGTAAAATTTATTGGATTGGGAGAAAAAGCGGATGATATAGAAAAATTTAATCCTGACGCATTCGTAAATGCCTTATTTGAACAGTAA
- the ribE gene encoding 6,7-dimethyl-8-ribityllumazine synthase has product MSIEFCGNLIGTGKKFGIVVSRFNNFITKRLLDGALDGLIRHGVKEEDIDIFWVPGSYEIPGAALKVAQNGKYDAVICLGAVIRGETPHFDYIASESAKGIAQVGLSTGIPTIYGVITTETLEQAIDRAGAKTGNKGAEAALSAIEMVNLFDQIQSCTKSAKKV; this is encoded by the coding sequence ATGAGTATTGAATTCTGTGGAAATTTAATTGGTACAGGAAAGAAATTTGGAATTGTTGTTAGCCGATTTAACAATTTTATAACAAAGCGTTTATTGGATGGTGCACTAGATGGACTTATCAGGCACGGTGTAAAAGAAGAGGATATTGATATTTTCTGGGTCCCTGGCTCTTATGAGATACCAGGCGCCGCTCTTAAAGTAGCACAGAATGGAAAATATGATGCGGTAATTTGCCTCGGTGCTGTTATCCGCGGCGAAACACCTCATTTTGATTATATTGCAAGCGAATCAGCTAAAGGTATTGCACAGGTTGGTTTGTCTACCGGTATTCCAACTATTTATGGTGTTATTACAACAGAGACCTTGGAACAAGCCATTGACCGGGCTGGAGCAAAAACTGGCAATAAAGGAGCAGAGGCTGCTTTATCAGCCATAGAAATGGTAAACCTTTTTGATCAAATACAATCCTGTACAAAATCAGCTAAAAAGGTTTAA
- a CDS encoding N-6 DNA methylase yields the protein MTQHFLSVIDPPLQQKFLKAIASYYFHENDKLGLGLSKSQISTVCRVLLCGSESDPDNPQTWQIQEETILDEYHKKEFAIMDYLHVVSLELRKQLGQYSTPIEIVRYIIKSVEYIPLKNILQKKLIDPACGSGAFLGEACRVYLSALKKADIPISEWYPMIISAINGIDIDPKACFFARLNLAMLLAPPILEFISKNTIAELKPLPVYCADTLHLLASRKKGIPLFYDGISIPLESQFDFVVGNPPYYKIKNLEQNVKDTFTESIYGHPNAYALFIHAGIEMLRTHGRLGYIVPRSMLSGLYFKNLRGFIERKTAIKEIVNISDRKNIFDSVLHGTMIFSLKRGKQNDEKINISLMKTLEDIRDQHRAVIVDRNKVVQRLNGTTIWFIADSLDVYNILSKIIKGSPLLSGQEINYRAKTGQIVWNRVKPLLSTQKEPDTLPLVWATDVGKFSFSFNRMGTARPCFLKSNSKTKPLIVKGPCILVQRVTADEQPFRIVACIPEEFCKKEHDGYFVENHLNIVQPTTESNTIDLYFILGILNSEVVDFFFRTMNGNTQVSVTELNLLPIPTGKYDDKIAEIAKEIQAVEEAKKKKLFIELNALVAKAYGLNTNELLRVM from the coding sequence ATGACTCAACACTTTTTATCGGTAATAGATCCTCCTCTGCAACAAAAATTCCTCAAAGCTATTGCCTCTTATTATTTCCATGAAAATGATAAGCTCGGTCTTGGACTTAGTAAGTCTCAAATAAGTACTGTATGTAGAGTCCTTTTATGTGGGAGTGAGTCCGATCCTGACAATCCTCAGACATGGCAAATACAAGAAGAAACAATATTGGATGAATACCATAAAAAAGAGTTTGCAATAATGGATTATCTCCATGTTGTTTCTCTTGAATTAAGAAAACAGTTAGGGCAGTATTCAACACCCATAGAGATAGTTAGATATATAATAAAATCGGTTGAATATATTCCATTGAAAAATATTTTACAAAAGAAGCTTATAGATCCTGCCTGTGGTTCGGGTGCCTTTTTGGGAGAGGCATGCCGGGTTTACTTGAGCGCCCTCAAAAAAGCTGACATACCCATATCTGAATGGTATCCAATGATTATTTCAGCTATCAATGGGATAGATATAGACCCAAAGGCTTGTTTCTTTGCCCGGTTAAATTTGGCAATGCTCCTTGCGCCTCCCATCCTTGAATTTATCTCCAAGAATACCATTGCTGAATTAAAACCTCTGCCTGTCTATTGTGCCGACACCTTACATTTGTTAGCTTCAAGGAAAAAAGGTATCCCATTATTTTACGACGGAATTAGTATACCATTAGAGAGCCAGTTTGATTTTGTCGTAGGCAATCCGCCTTATTACAAAATAAAGAATCTGGAACAAAATGTAAAAGATACTTTTACAGAATCTATTTACGGGCATCCCAATGCTTATGCCCTCTTTATTCATGCAGGTATTGAGATGTTAAGGACACACGGGAGATTGGGTTACATAGTCCCTCGCTCGATGCTTTCGGGTCTTTATTTTAAAAATCTTAGGGGGTTTATTGAAAGAAAAACAGCGATAAAGGAAATCGTTAATATCTCGGATCGGAAAAATATTTTTGACAGCGTCCTTCATGGTACGATGATTTTTTCACTGAAACGAGGTAAACAGAACGATGAGAAAATTAACATTTCTCTCATGAAAACCCTGGAGGATATAAGAGATCAACATAGGGCCGTAATTGTTGATAGAAATAAAGTAGTCCAACGGCTTAATGGTACAACAATATGGTTTATAGCCGATTCTTTGGATGTATATAACATTCTTAGCAAGATAATTAAGGGAAGTCCTCTCTTATCTGGACAAGAAATTAATTATCGGGCAAAAACAGGACAGATTGTTTGGAATAGGGTTAAACCGTTATTATCAACGCAGAAAGAGCCAGATACCCTGCCATTAGTATGGGCAACAGATGTTGGGAAGTTTAGTTTTTCTTTTAATAGAATGGGCACTGCAAGACCCTGTTTCCTGAAATCCAATTCAAAAACAAAACCGCTTATTGTTAAAGGCCCTTGTATCCTTGTTCAGCGTGTTACGGCAGACGAGCAACCATTCCGCATTGTGGCTTGTATACCTGAAGAGTTTTGTAAAAAAGAGCACGATGGATATTTTGTTGAAAACCATTTAAATATTGTCCAACCTACAACTGAAAGCAATACAATCGATCTCTATTTTATTCTTGGCATCCTCAATTCAGAGGTCGTTGACTTCTTTTTCCGTACCATGAACGGTAACACGCAAGTTTCGGTGACAGAGTTGAATTTACTTCCCATACCAACAGGTAAATACGATGATAAAATTGCAGAGATTGCTAAAGAAATTCAGGCAGTTGAAGAAGCAAAGAAAAAAAAGCTATTTATAGAATTGAATGCTTTAGTGGCTAAAGCTTATGGTTTAAATACGAATGAACTTCTAAGAGTGATGTAA
- the tatC gene encoding twin-arginine translocase subunit TatC, with protein MEKVIREEEIDEIEKIRMTLGAHLEELRRRVVYSIIAIVLCFVFCWFFKVQILDIAKKPHRFAMGKAGLSSELQVLSYQEGFYAYMKLCFITSVFIAYPFVIYQIWQFVRAGLYKKEKKYILLFLPISYLAFVVGGIFGYFLLIPFGLQFLIGILGPGIQPIITMQQYVSFVFMLTVALGLVFQLPLVMLLLSKIGIVSPDKFIAWRKYAILVIFIIAAIVTPPDPFTQTMTAVPMIILYELGILIARPTKRGFILLGTAIGCGAIAVVGVYFYLPIRVERLMCRIRMGIFRFYIRAIESGRRYQAICPFRKVLP; from the coding sequence GTGGAAAAGGTAATAAGAGAAGAAGAGATTGATGAAATTGAAAAAATAAGGATGACTTTAGGCGCACATCTTGAGGAGTTGCGACGCAGGGTGGTTTATTCCATTATCGCCATTGTTCTTTGCTTTGTATTCTGTTGGTTTTTTAAAGTGCAGATTTTGGATATAGCCAAAAAGCCCCATAGGTTTGCTATGGGAAAGGCAGGCCTTTCATCTGAGTTACAGGTGCTCAGCTATCAGGAGGGTTTTTATGCCTACATGAAATTGTGTTTTATAACATCGGTTTTTATCGCCTATCCGTTTGTCATCTACCAGATATGGCAATTTGTAAGGGCGGGGCTTTATAAAAAAGAGAAAAAATATATACTCCTCTTCCTTCCTATTTCATACCTTGCATTCGTGGTAGGAGGAATTTTTGGATATTTTTTACTTATACCCTTTGGTCTGCAATTTTTAATCGGTATTCTTGGTCCGGGAATACAACCAATTATTACCATGCAGCAGTATGTTTCATTTGTGTTCATGCTGACTGTGGCATTGGGATTAGTATTTCAATTGCCTCTCGTTATGCTGCTCCTGTCGAAGATTGGAATTGTTAGCCCTGACAAATTTATTGCATGGAGAAAGTATGCCATCTTAGTAATATTCATTATTGCTGCTATAGTTACTCCACCCGACCCTTTTACACAGACCATGACTGCAGTTCCTATGATCATTCTCTACGAACTAGGAATCCTTATCGCAAGACCTACAAAAAGAGGATTTATTCTCTTGGGTACCGCTATTGGTTGTGGAGCTATTGCTGTAGTTGGGGTATATTTTTATTTACCCATAAGGGTGGAGAGATTAATGTGTCGAATCCGTATGGGGATATTCAGATTTTATATCCGGGCGATAGAGAGTGGAAGAAGGTATCAGGCCATATGTCCTTTCAGAAAGGTGTTACCCTGA
- the nusB gene encoding transcription antitermination factor NusB, with the protein MRNRTIARELALQALYQLDLRGDGIFDEVDTFCKKNTDKPDIYRFAILLVDGCRSHLKEIDEKISSVTEHWELHRMAIIDKNILRLGVYELLYRDDIPPKVSINEAIELAKKFSTKNSGTFVNGILDKIYTQFGNGELKDNVSDPVFQNIVEVNYGNSDLHIHTNYSDGTMTPEEVVDEALRSGVSTISITDHDTIEGVGIALRYGDNKNLNIIPGIELSSYLSPSEVHILGYFIDIHNTSLQKMLKRAHEDRLKRIYTMVEKLHNLNVDINAEEILTLAGKGSPGRMHVAEVIWKHGYCSTILEAFLKYIGDNGPAYVPKKTFTPREAIELIKEAHGASVLAHPGLTQRDHIIEDLVKDGLQGIEVYYPAHSPQTIKKYLKIAEKYDLAVTGGSDFHGERKIDTPIAKVTVPEEFVHKLRQKCSSQ; encoded by the coding sequence ATGCGTAATAGAACGATTGCTCGTGAACTTGCCCTTCAAGCTCTTTATCAACTTGACCTGCGCGGTGATGGAATATTTGATGAGGTCGATACCTTCTGTAAAAAAAATACAGATAAGCCCGACATATATAGGTTTGCCATATTGCTTGTTGACGGTTGCCGGTCACATCTCAAAGAAATAGATGAAAAGATATCCAGTGTTACAGAACATTGGGAATTACACCGCATGGCCATTATTGATAAAAATATTCTCCGCTTAGGAGTCTACGAACTTTTGTACAGGGACGATATTCCACCAAAGGTTTCAATTAATGAGGCCATTGAGCTTGCCAAAAAGTTCAGCACGAAAAATTCAGGAACTTTTGTAAATGGAATTTTAGATAAGATCTACACTCAATTCGGAAACGGAGAGCTGAAAGACAACGTTTCTGATCCTGTTTTCCAGAATATAGTAGAAGTTAATTATGGAAATTCCGATTTACACATACATACAAATTACTCCGATGGTACAATGACACCTGAAGAGGTAGTTGATGAGGCGCTTCGGTCTGGTGTTTCAACTATTTCTATTACGGATCACGATACTATTGAGGGTGTTGGTATTGCGCTCCGTTACGGAGATAATAAAAACCTGAATATTATTCCTGGTATAGAACTCTCTTCATACCTCAGTCCTTCAGAGGTTCATATCCTTGGATATTTTATCGATATCCATAATACTTCTCTGCAAAAGATGTTAAAACGAGCTCATGAAGACAGGTTAAAACGTATTTATACTATGGTTGAAAAACTCCATAACCTGAATGTTGACATTAATGCTGAGGAAATCCTTACCTTAGCAGGAAAAGGCTCACCAGGGCGTATGCATGTAGCAGAGGTAATATGGAAACATGGTTATTGCAGCACTATTTTAGAGGCATTTTTAAAATATATAGGAGATAATGGGCCTGCATACGTTCCTAAAAAAACGTTTACGCCACGAGAGGCTATTGAATTGATTAAAGAGGCTCATGGAGCATCAGTTCTGGCCCATCCTGGACTCACCCAAAGAGATCACATTATTGAAGATTTGGTAAAAGACGGTTTACAAGGAATTGAAGTATATTATCCAGCTCATTCCCCACAAACTATTAAGAAATATCTCAAGATAGCAGAAAAATACGATTTGGCCGTAACCGGTGGCTCTGATTTTCATGGAGAGAGAAAAATAGACACCCCCATTGCTAAAGTTACGGTACCAGAGGAGTTTGTTCATAAGCTTAGACAAAAATGCTCTTCTCAATGA
- a CDS encoding succinate dehydrogenase iron-sulfur subunit: MKKDNILFHIFRFDPDNDKKPYLQKFKIPVTRKDQTVLEGLFYIQQRLDNSLAFRSSCRAAICGSCAMHINGKYRLACNTLISKLTSDIITIQPLAHMAIHKDLFVDMGPFWKNYEYIKPYLMPNKPLPATREQIQSPEERSRIDILIDCILCASCHSSCPVTASHEKYLGPMALLNMDRFVSDTRDGAREERLTMVNNEHGVWRCHTVFNCQEVCPKDLNPSGSIAHLKMKIVKNKI; encoded by the coding sequence ATGAAAAAAGATAACATTCTCTTTCATATCTTCCGTTTTGATCCCGATAATGATAAAAAACCCTATTTGCAGAAATTTAAAATTCCCGTCACACGGAAAGATCAAACAGTACTGGAGGGGCTGTTTTATATTCAACAGCGATTGGACAACTCATTAGCTTTTCGCTCCTCCTGCAGGGCTGCAATTTGTGGTTCCTGCGCCATGCATATCAATGGAAAATATCGCCTGGCCTGTAACACCTTAATATCGAAACTTACATCTGATATCATTACAATACAGCCACTTGCCCATATGGCTATTCACAAAGACCTTTTTGTTGACATGGGGCCTTTCTGGAAAAACTACGAATATATAAAACCATACCTGATGCCTAACAAACCATTACCAGCAACAAGAGAACAGATCCAGAGTCCGGAAGAAAGATCAAGAATAGACATCCTGATTGATTGTATCCTGTGCGCCAGTTGTCATTCTTCATGTCCTGTTACAGCATCACACGAAAAGTACCTGGGTCCGATGGCTCTTCTTAATATGGACCGGTTCGTATCAGATACGCGGGACGGTGCAAGAGAAGAACGGTTGACAATGGTAAATAATGAACATGGCGTGTGGCGCTGCCATACAGTCTTTAACTGTCAGGAAGTATGCCCTAAAGATTTAAATCCATCTGGCTCTATTGCCCACTTAAAGATGAAAATAGTTAAAAACAAAATTTAG
- a CDS encoding TIGR00730 family Rossman fold protein: protein MEVNSNSIKRICVFCGSRMGARPAYTEMAQKLGKIMVSQGIGLVYGGGSIGLMGVIADAVLKENGEVIGVIPKALSSREFAHQGLTELRFVSSMHERKAMMVELSDAFIAMPGGFGTFDELFEIITWAQLGIHIKPIGLLNVEKYFDLLLKFVNYVLQERFIQAKHRQLFTVSHDPEKLLHELIHCKRDKRLPQFINWNET from the coding sequence ATGGAAGTAAATAGTAATTCCATAAAACGCATCTGTGTATTTTGTGGTTCCCGGATGGGCGCGCGTCCTGCTTATACAGAAATGGCTCAAAAATTAGGCAAGATTATGGTATCGCAGGGAATTGGGCTTGTGTATGGCGGAGGCAGTATCGGCTTAATGGGCGTTATTGCAGATGCTGTTTTGAAAGAGAACGGGGAAGTTATTGGCGTTATCCCTAAAGCCCTTTCTTCTCGAGAATTCGCACATCAGGGTCTAACAGAACTCCGATTTGTATCAAGCATGCATGAGCGAAAAGCCATGATGGTCGAATTATCTGATGCCTTTATAGCAATGCCCGGTGGTTTTGGAACCTTTGATGAACTCTTTGAAATTATCACATGGGCACAATTGGGAATACACATAAAGCCTATTGGCTTATTAAATGTGGAAAAATATTTTGATTTACTGCTGAAATTTGTAAACTATGTATTGCAGGAACGTTTTATACAGGCAAAACATCGTCAGTTATTTACCGTATCCCATGATCCTGAAAAACTCTTACACGAACTCATTCACTGTAAAAGAGATAAACGCCTTCCCCAATTTATTAACTGGAATGAGACCTAG
- a CDS encoding ATP-binding protein — protein sequence MVQVTEDTFEYILPTFNELQEINLQDVTFIDPYGMVGLLELGELFKSRDIRKVIYLPHSEEVLKYLERMDFFRFAYNYFDLRPSRPEILEKYLRNSYSDVLLEITPIEKSDDIHFIVRKVKERAHAILNRHLHYDERAIHGFIVALSEVCQNIIEHSKARGFVGIQKYFFQKIGKNVVKIAVMDIGMGFKKSLSERFTLKHDLDAIENALLRGVSRFAEKGRGHGLAAVRRFVNQWDGKLSIRSGNAKLSIIPEWVWGKEKELNLTPFPGAQINILLPEV from the coding sequence ATGGTTCAAGTAACAGAAGATACTTTTGAGTATATTTTACCTACCTTCAATGAGCTACAAGAAATCAATCTTCAGGATGTAACCTTTATAGATCCTTATGGTATGGTTGGCCTTCTGGAATTAGGAGAATTATTTAAATCAAGGGATATTCGGAAAGTCATATATTTACCCCATTCAGAAGAAGTCCTTAAATATCTAGAAAGGATGGATTTCTTTCGATTTGCTTATAACTATTTTGACCTCAGGCCTTCAAGACCGGAGATATTGGAGAAATATCTGAGAAATTCGTATTCAGATGTCCTTCTTGAGATCACACCGATAGAAAAGTCAGATGACATCCATTTCATTGTTCGTAAGGTTAAAGAGCGTGCTCATGCAATCCTCAACAGGCATCTGCATTATGATGAGAGAGCAATTCATGGTTTTATCGTTGCACTTTCGGAGGTATGCCAGAATATCATTGAACATAGCAAGGCCAGAGGGTTTGTGGGTATCCAGAAATATTTTTTCCAGAAGATAGGTAAAAATGTTGTAAAGATCGCTGTTATGGATATTGGTATGGGATTTAAAAAATCCTTATCTGAACGGTTTACTTTAAAGCATGACCTTGATGCTATTGAAAATGCCCTTCTTCGCGGTGTATCCAGATTTGCAGAAAAAGGAAGAGGACACGGATTGGCTGCCGTAAGGCGCTTTGTCAATCAATGGGATGGCAAACTCTCTATCCGTTCAGGAAACGCGAAACTTTCTATAATACCTGAGTGGGTATGGGGAAAAGAGAAAGAACTCAATCTTACTCCTTTCCCCGGCGCCCAGATAAACATCCTTCTGCCTGAAGTTTAA
- a CDS encoding GIY-YIG nuclease family protein → MEDKFGYHQDIKNGDGIIRARTTGHLRSWDIPKTMQALETVKKEWGNLEYPGVYILFDATSRKVYIGEAKDIYNRLKTHLNSPENKIKYWDRAVIINDGRSALQSDFNDSVIRKSLELYLISLFKANRYAVVAQGEPQKHNPQQKSLFQTLKDEIDFLLMKKNLIVKLLEKPGQEEVLRDELKTILEKKGYKLDKWKADEAILNGEKTYIRPGSPKPKNNPKHWQITFRDRFKGSLQEGNGYLLVPRGDVLLIPLKEVQKVITDLSKYKQNTIDVYINFKEDAINLYYTTNMIDVTQFRLVK, encoded by the coding sequence ATGGAAGATAAATTTGGATATCATCAGGATATAAAAAATGGTGATGGAATAATTAGGGCGAGGACTACAGGCCATTTACGTTCTTGGGATATTCCGAAAACAATGCAAGCATTGGAAACAGTAAAGAAAGAATGGGGAAATCTGGAATATCCAGGTGTCTACATCCTATTTGATGCTACATCCAGGAAGGTCTATATCGGAGAAGCAAAAGATATTTATAACAGGCTTAAAACTCACTTAAATTCTCCTGAAAATAAAATTAAATACTGGGACCGGGCTGTCATTATCAATGATGGGAGATCGGCATTACAGTCTGATTTTAATGATTCCGTCATAAGAAAATCATTAGAATTATATTTAATTTCGTTATTCAAAGCAAACCGATATGCAGTTGTTGCACAAGGAGAACCACAAAAACATAATCCACAGCAAAAGTCCTTATTTCAGACACTAAAGGATGAGATTGATTTTCTCCTTATGAAAAAGAATTTAATTGTTAAACTTCTTGAAAAGCCGGGACAGGAAGAAGTTCTCAGAGATGAGTTGAAAACAATATTGGAAAAGAAAGGCTATAAACTTGATAAGTGGAAAGCAGACGAAGCTATCTTAAACGGAGAAAAAACATACATTAGACCTGGAAGTCCTAAACCTAAAAATAATCCAAAGCATTGGCAAATTACTTTCCGTGATAGATTTAAGGGTTCTTTACAAGAAGGAAATGGTTATCTTTTAGTGCCAAGAGGTGATGTATTACTTATTCCTCTTAAGGAAGTTCAAAAGGTTATAACTGACCTTTCAAAATATAAGCAAAATACCATAGATGTTTATATAAACTTCAAAGAAGATGCTATCAACCTATACTACACAACCAACATGATAGATGTAACACAATTTCGGTTAGTAAAATAA
- a CDS encoding DNA adenine methylase codes for MTHFDKYGFLIEENQKFPSTRFQGSKLKIADWIWEGIKDLRFQTVLDAFGGTGSMAYVLKQKGKTVTYNDILKFNYHIGIALIENESVTLSGKDVDFLFTRHEGIAYPSFIMETFKDIYYTDEENSWIDMVVTNIRLLGDTYKQALAYFALFQACIAKRPFNLFHRKNLYLRLADIKRDFGNKATWDTPFEVHFRRFVEEANSAVFSNGQTNRALNLDVFDLKEDFDLVYIDTPYISKKGVGIDYLGFYHFLEGLVNYEIWPDMIDYKSKHKRLKIKPSVWTDKNKIQAAFDRLFQKFRDSIIVVSYRSDGIPSVEELVGILSKYKRTIHETRRKDYKYVLSKNEIEEILFIGE; via the coding sequence ATGACTCATTTTGATAAATACGGGTTTCTAATTGAAGAAAACCAAAAATTCCCTTCAACCCGATTTCAAGGCAGCAAGCTTAAGATTGCCGATTGGATATGGGAAGGGATAAAGGATTTGAGATTTCAAACGGTTCTCGATGCCTTTGGTGGGACAGGGAGCATGGCATATGTGCTTAAGCAAAAGGGTAAGACCGTTACATACAACGATATATTAAAATTTAACTATCATATCGGGATTGCATTGATAGAAAATGAGAGTGTTACTCTCTCCGGGAAAGATGTAGATTTTCTTTTTACGAGGCACGAGGGAATAGCCTATCCCAGTTTTATCATGGAAACCTTCAAGGATATCTATTACACAGATGAGGAAAATAGCTGGATTGATATGGTTGTGACAAATATTAGATTGCTTGGTGATACCTATAAACAAGCATTGGCATACTTTGCTCTCTTTCAGGCCTGTATTGCCAAAAGACCATTTAATTTGTTCCACAGAAAGAATCTTTATCTGAGATTAGCTGATATTAAGCGGGATTTTGGAAATAAGGCAACCTGGGATACTCCTTTTGAGGTTCATTTTAGAAGGTTTGTTGAGGAAGCTAATAGCGCTGTTTTTTCCAATGGACAAACGAATCGAGCATTAAACCTTGATGTCTTTGATTTGAAAGAGGATTTCGACCTTGTGTACATTGATACACCTTATATATCAAAAAAGGGGGTTGGTATCGATTATCTTGGGTTTTATCATTTTCTTGAAGGTCTTGTAAATTACGAGATTTGGCCTGATATGATTGATTACAAGTCAAAGCATAAGAGGTTAAAAATAAAGCCATCAGTTTGGACTGATAAAAATAAGATCCAAGCTGCATTTGATCGATTGTTTCAAAAATTTCGGGATAGTATTATAGTCGTTTCCTATCGTTCCGATGGAATTCCTTCTGTAGAAGAGCTTGTCGGGATACTCAGTAAGTATAAGAGAACGATACATGAGACACGGCGAAAGGATTATAAGTATGTTTTAAGTAAAAATGAGATAGAGGAAATTCTTTTCATAGGGGAGTAA